The following DNA comes from Triticum aestivum cultivar Chinese Spring chromosome 3D, IWGSC CS RefSeq v2.1, whole genome shotgun sequence.
CGATAAAATAGACAATATATGGGTCCACTTTAGTATAGGCTAGCACGTACGCCATGTGTCTGGTCCCATATACAAGGGAAACAATACATGAGATATACAGTAACCCTATACAACTAGTTATATACTGTTTAACATATTCGCAGTGTATACCAGAGTTCCTAGGAACACTATTCCTGGTGCTGAGTATGACGGGAAATAactatccaaacgagtggtgcaacttaatacaccttatatttcagaTTATTTCTTAAAAATCTATACACcatatatcaaggaacggagggagtataacagaACATTGATTAAAAACATTTAGGGTGCCCACTGCCAAGGGGAGAATGTCGCCACGCTACTTGAAAAGAAATACAATGATTAAACATACGTGGGATATACAACTACTTATTaatcaaacaagttttttcttTCTATGAACGAGATAAAATGATAAGCTACTAGTGTTGGAACCGCTTTGTGATTAATGATATCACAATTCAACATGGCAACAACTTCCTGTCTTGCAAGAAAATAGCTCTGCTCCATGTCTCCAATTGATATCGTCCCCATGTATATATGCTGGAAGCTTTTTGCAAGTCTTCCAGAATAATAGTAGTCCGGtgaggccatgggcacaaacatggAAAATAGAAGCACTGTAGTGTGTCCCATGCGCCTAAACAAGGCAAGAATATAATCCAACCAGCACCAGTATATTATTGCATGAAAGAATAAGCCTCTACTCCCTCTCCTATCTTGCATAATGAAAGCCATGTGCAATATTCAGATGTTGCTAAAACACTTCACATACTTTGCTCAACTCTAGTAAAATACTACTAGTATTTTAGAATGAGCCAACACAGACATACTATATCCTAACAACTTCATCTATGAGAAAACCATCAACTTTTGTGTTAAAAAAGATCATACTTTTTGCTGGTATAGAAAACATTGGAGATGCATGATGAGCCATAAAAAAGCAATCCACTAAATTTCCTGTCAACCAAGAATTAAATTAGCCGATGAGTAAATGCCTGCCACAAGCGCTCCTGGATCTCGCCCACCCTCTGTAATTCGGCCTCGGACGGCATCACCTCCCAGTACCCGCAGCAAACGGCTTCGTACTCCTCTTGGGTGAGATGGCTGAACTGGTCGATGCATCGGTTGTTATTGTAGACCCCGATGGCGTAGCCAGCGTTGTGCTGGTCGATGTCGCGGAGGGCCTCCTTAAATATGGTGTACCGGTGCTCCTCGTGGGCGATGGAGCTGTAGGTAATGCCTACTCGTACCTTCCACTCCGCCAAGATCTTGCGCGTGTCCTCctcgctcctccccctctcccagGAGAAGACGGAGTAGCCTTCGTCATGCCACCGCCGGTCGATGAGGCCGAGCCTGTGCTTGAACATGGTGTACGCGCGCTGCTCCTCCTTGGCGAGGGAGCTGTTGGTCGTGCCCTGCTTGGCCTTCCACTCCGTGAAGATCTGCCGTGTCTCCTCCTCGCTCATCCCCCTCTCCCCCGAGAAGACGGAGTAGCCGTCGTCATGCCACAGCTGGTCGATGTCGCAGAAATCCTTATAAACATGGCCTacacgtgctcctcctcctcctcggtgagGGAGCTGTTGGTCGTGCCGTGCCCGTGC
Coding sequences within:
- the LOC123076558 gene encoding uncharacterized protein, giving the protein MAAAALLLLLVSLAAAAPTSNTSDRWERTRSEEKWRIEEETRQIFTEWKAKQGTTNSSLAKEEQRAYTMFKHRLGLIDRRWHDEGYSVFSWERGRSEEDTRKILAEWKVRVGITYSSIAHEEHRYTIFKEALRDIDQHNAGYAIGVYNNNRCIDQFSHLTQEEYEAVCCGYWEVMPSEAELQRVGEIQERLWQAFTHRLI